A stretch of Arachis hypogaea cultivar Tifrunner chromosome 15, arahy.Tifrunner.gnm2.J5K5, whole genome shotgun sequence DNA encodes these proteins:
- the LOC112747409 gene encoding protein TORNADO 2-like, giving the protein MALSNNVIGGINLVAVILSIPIIGAGIWLTNEPADSCVKFLQWPVIILGILVLVVALAGLVGAFFRIPCLLISYLVAMLVLIVLLVIMVVFVYMVTIRGHGVIEPNRAYLEYHLDDFSSFLRRRVRSSFKWDQIRACLSSSNMCADLNQRFRMPQDFFNAHLTPMQSGCCKPPTLCGYTFVNPTYWISPINSAEDMDCLQWSNDQTQLCYACDSCKAGLLAHLRKEWKRANVILIITIVALIIIYLVGFCAFRNANTEDLFRRYKQGYT; this is encoded by the exons ATGGCACTCAGCAACAATGTGATCGGAGGCATAAACCTAGTGGCGGTGATACTCTCAATCCCCATAATCGGCGCCGGCATATGGCTAACAAACGAGCCAGCAGACTCGTGCGTCAAGTTCCTCCAATGGCCGGTCATAATCCTCGGCATTCTCGTGCTTGTGGTGGCTCTGGCGGGTCTGGTCGGAGCCTTCTTCAGGATTCCCTGCCTCCTTATATCGTACCTGGTAGCCATGCTCGTGCTCATAGTGTTGCTGGTCATCATGGTGGTGTTTGTGTACATGGTCACCATTCGTGGCCATGGAGTGATAGAACCCAACCGTGCTTACTTGGAGTACCATCTGGACGATTTCTCTTCGTTCCTAAGAAGACGGGTGAGAAGCTCCTTCAAATGGGACCAGATCAGAGCCTGCCTGAGCTCCAGTAACATGTGTGCCGACCTCAATCAGAGATTCCGAATGCCTCAGGATTTCTTCAATGCACATCTTACACCAATGCAG TCAGGGTGTTGTAAGCCCCCAACACTATGTGGGTACACATTTGTGAATCCAACTTATTGGATAAGCCCGATAAACAGTGCGGAGGACATGGATTGCCTTCAGTGGAGCAACGACCAAACACAACTTTGCTATGCGTGTGACTCCTGCAAGGCTGGTTTGTTGGCTCATCTCAGGAAGGAGTGGAAGAGGGCCAATGTCATTTTGATCATCACCATAGTTGCATTAATCATCATATATTTGGTTGGCTTTTGTGCTTTTAGAAATGCTAACACTGAGGATCTCTTCCGCAGATACAAACAAGGCTATACTTAG
- the LOC112747411 gene encoding transcription factor bHLH71-like, which produces MALLEDHHHLSSSNEFSNFIVYDTISATPFSSHGSSSTSFMAEENKVEEYGERTTTRKRQSGEAGQGKKKRRRKPRVCKNKEEAENQRMIHITVERNRRKLMNEHLAVLRSLMPESYVQRGDQASIVGGAIEFVKELEQLLQCLEAQKLKLVHQGMAAQQSNKNNNEDELMMMMMMVMGSAPFSHFFVHPQFTWSQAPNKYASHHNKTNNNNNNNQAAMADIEVTLIETHANLRILSRKSPKQLSKLLSGFQNLSLTILHLNVTSMDPLVLYSISAKVEEECQLGSVDDIASAVHNLLKMIEEEDSLCSLYGEVTKSTPSPLQDSLENSNTEYSLS; this is translated from the exons ATGGCCTTATTAGAAGATCATCATCATCTTTCATCATCAAATGAGTTTTCCAACTTCATTGTGTATGATACTATTTCTGCAACCCCTTTTAGCAGCCATGGAAGTTCATCTACTTCTTTCATGGCAGAAGAAAACAAGGTTGAAGAGTATGGAGAGAGGACAACAACACGAAAACGGCAATCGGGTGAAGCAGGgcaagggaagaagaagagaaggagaaagccaagggtatgcaagaacaaagaagaagctgAGAATCAAAGAATGATCCACATTACTGTTGAAAGGAACagaaggaagctcatgaatgagcATCTTGCTGTTCTTCGCTCACTCATGCCTGAATCCTATGTCCAAAGG GGTGATCAAGCATCAATAGTAGGTGGAGCTATAGAGTTTGTGAAGGAGCTAGAGCAGCTGTTGCAGTGTCTTGAGGCTCAAAAGTTGAAGCTTGTACATCAAGGAATGGCAGCACAACAatccaacaagaataacaatgaagatgagttgatgatgatgatgatgatggtgatgggaTCAGCCCCTTTTTCTCATTTCTTTGTGCATCCACAGTTCACTTGGTCTCAGGCTCCAAACAAATATGCTTCCCACCACAACAagactaacaataataataataataatcaagcaGCCATGGCTGACATTGAGGTTACTTTGATTGAAACCCATGCAAACCTCAGAATCCTCTCAAGGAAAAGCCccaagcaactttcaaagttgCTTTCTGGTTTTCAGAATCTCTCTCTCACCATTTTGCATCTCAATGTCACCTCCATGGACCCCTTAGTACTCTATTCCATTAGCGCCAAG GTTGAAGAAGAATGCCAACTTGGTTCTGTAGATGACATTGCAAGTGCAGTTCACAACTTGCTTAAaatgattgaagaagaagattccCTTTGCAGTTTATACGGTGAAGTTACCAAATCAACCCCCTCTCCCCTTCAAGACTCACTAGAGAATTCAAACACAGAATATTCTCTTAGCTAG
- the LOC112747410 gene encoding RING-H2 finger protein ATL52-like: MASLGNPRTWVPYVNSKDCSQGFCSLYCPQWCYTVYPPPPPPPFEFPDEDSGPNFSPLVIAIIGVLASAFLLVSYYTIISKYCGRRESSSAEHEEEVTNVEILEDNHNPSLHEPWHASTTGLDEALIKTITVCKYKKGEGLVEVTDCSVCLSEFQDGESIRLLPKCSHAFHILCIDTWLKSHSNCPLCHATLFTFNAAVPFHALPPAPQVLELPSSARNEGSSENVVHVDENVDNGTRESDELLDVVLDEGALNGNREVPKTNNAFRAFSDLGNLRGRHAELRDEDYYESIRRSVSMDHSFQNGVTLSVADVLHMNHDQDSNEEVGTSKRSSSSMGESSKSSYRRRVLHCVLSPISMKRSFSGGRFSLSGRNGRGRQGILPL; the protein is encoded by the coding sequence ATGGCATCTCTTGGCAACCCAAGAACTTGGGTTCCATATGTGAACAGCAAAGACTGTTCTCAAGGATTTTGCAGCTTGTACTGTCCACAGTGGTGTTATACAGTGTAccctccacctcctcctcctccatttGAATTCCCTGATGAAGATTCAGGTCCGAATTTCTCACCTCTTGTTATTGCAATCATTGGAGTGTTGGCAAGTGCTTTTCTCCTTGTGAGTTACTACACCATAATTTCCAAGTACTGTGGCAGAAGAGAATCATCCTCAGCAGAACATGAAGAAGAAGTAacaaatgttgagattttggaagACAACCACAACCCTTCACTCCATGAGCCATGGCATGCCTCAACAACTGGTCTAGATGAGGCACTCATCAAGACCATAACTGTTTGCAAGTACAAGAAAGGCGAAGGACTCGTTGAGGTAACGGATTGTTCCGTTTGCCTCAGCGAGTTCCAAGATGGCGAGAGCATTCGGCTCTTGCCAAAGTGTAGCCATGCTTTTCACATTCTTTGCATTGATACATGGCTCAAGTCTCACTCCAATTGCCCTCTTTGCCACGCCACGCTTTTCACCTTCAATGCTGCAGTGCCATTTCATGCGCTGCCGCCGGCACCCCAGGTGTTGGAACTACCTTCTTCAGCAAGAAATGAAGGTTCTTCTGAGAATGTGGTTCATGTAGATGAAAATGTGGATAATGGAACAAGGGAGAGTGATGAGTTATTGGATGTGGTGTTGGACGAAGGTGCACTGAATGGTAACAGAGAAGTTCCAAAGACTAATAATGCATTCAGAGCTTTCAGTGACTTGGGGAATTTGAGGGGAAGGCATGCTGAGCTTAGAGATGAGGATTACTATGAATCAATAAGAAGATCAGTGTCTATGGACCATTCCTTTCAAAATGGTGTTACACTTTCAGTAGCTGATGTTCTTCACATGAATCATGATCAAGATTCAAATGAAGAAGTTGGCACTTCAAagagatcatcatcatcaatgggTGAAAGTAGCAAATCAAGCTATAGAAGAAGGGTGTTGCATTGTGTTCTGAGTCCAATTTCAATGAAGAGATCATTCTCAGGTGGAAGATTCTCTCTTAGTGGAAGAAATGGCAGGGGAAGGCAGGGGATTTTACCTTTATGA
- the LOC112747412 gene encoding RING-H2 finger protein ATL30-like — MSSSSSSSPSSESDHRGGSAASTAYNTPPILVALVLIVLVICFVCFTLVYFCRCYFVSIIHTLAFHRSPSANAATTTTASATANTINNAPNSPFMGLDASLLHEFPTFPYSSVKDLRKEKKYALECAICLLEFEDDTVLRLLPVCRHVFHQECVDLWLQRHKTCPVCRTDLETRKSSASSITHDHDRQSAAVGGDDGNGDDDVCIDVKEGGDDDGNNRFLRSHSTGHSIVMVREEGRNDEDDDRYRLRLQEDAELRIVNNDMKKKKNHQYSRSCESYKEMMMMMAAAKPLVPPCTNCGYVDHHTLSAPSSSSRVGAN; from the coding sequence ATGTCGTCGTCTTCTTCGTCTTCACCATCATCAGAATCAGATCACAGAGGAGGATCAGCAGCATCAACAGCATACAACACACCACCAATACTCGTAGCTCTCGTCCTCATCGTCCTCGTCATCTGCTTCGTCTGCTTCACCCTCGTCTACTTCTGCCGCTGCTACTTCGTCAGCATCATCCATACCCTCGCCTTCCACCGCTCCCCCTCCGCCAAcgcagccaccaccaccaccgcctcCGCCACCGCCAACACCATCAACAACGCTCCTAATTCCCCCTTCATGGGCCTCGACGCTTCCCTCCTCCACGAATTCCCCACCTTCCCTTATTCCTCCGTCAAGGATCTCCGCAAGGAGAAGAAGTACGCCCTTGAATGCGCCATCTGTCTCTTGGAGTTCGAGGACGACACCGTTCTCCGCTTGCTCCCCGTTTGCCGCCACGTGTTCCACCAAGAGTGCGTTGATCTCTGGCTTCAACGACACAAGACCTGCCCCGTTTGCCGCACTGATCTTGAAACCAGAAAGTCTTCTGCTTCTTCGATTACTCACGATCATGACAGGCAGAGTGCTGCTGTTGGAGGAGACGACGGTAATGGTGATGATGACGTCTGCATTGACGTCAAAGAAGGCGGCGACGACGACGGTAATAACAGATTCTTGCGGTCGCATTCGACGGGGCATTCAATAGTTATGgttagagaagaaggaagaaacgaCGAAGATGATGATAGGTATAGGTTGAGGTTGCAGGAGGATGCAGAGTTGAGAATTGTTAACAAtgatatgaagaagaagaagaatcaccAATACTCGAGAAGCTGCGAGAGTTACaaggagatgatgatgatgatggcggCGGCAAAGCCCCTTGTTCCGCCTTGTACTAACTGTGGTTATGTTGATCATCACACTCTCTccgctccttcttcttcttcgcgtgttGGTGCTAACTGA
- the LOC112747408 gene encoding 28 kDa ribonucleoprotein, chloroplastic-like gives MAATLESALSIFASHSHRFSNNNTRLSPNLSSLSFSFNASTPRSFSFLCSTLQEAQPHTPTTQEQPKNVKKKLYVFNLPWSMSVADIKDLFSQCGTVTDVEIIKNKQGKSRGFAFVTMASGEEALAVVHKFNSHQISGREIRIELAKRFKKPPPPPPPSPSPPAGETRHVVYVANLAWKVRSPVLRQFFTDNFKTPVSSRVVFESPAGRSAGYGFVSFLTKEDAEAAISALDGKELMERPLRLKLSEKKVKAAPTERDEDQAPELVDQEKLKEAETEKEEIHDSDAQLEQS, from the exons ATGGCAGCAACATTAGAGTCAGCACTCTCCATATTTGCATCTCACTCTCACCGTTTCTCCAACAACAACACTCGTCTCTCTCCaaacctctcttctctctccttctctttcaATGCCTCCACACCAAGATCATTCTCCTTCCTCTGCTCCACATTGCAAGAAGCACAACCACACACACCTACAACTCAGGAACAACCCAAGAACGTGAAGAAGAAGCTCTATGTCTTCAACTTACCTTGGTCTATGTCCGTTGCTGACATCAAAGACCTGTTTAGCCAATGCGGAACTGTAACAGACGTCGAG ATCATAAAGAACAAACAAGGCAAGAGCAGGGGTTTTGCCTTCGTTACTATGGCTTCAGGGGAAGAGGCTCTTGCTGTCGTTCACAAGTTCAATTCTCAT CAAATATCAGGAAGGGAAATAAGGATAGAGcttgccaagagattcaagaagcCGCCGCCTCCTCCTCCACCGTCTCCGAGTCCCCCTGCCGGCGAGACACGTCACGTGGTATATGTAGCCAACCTTGCATGGAAAGTAAGATCACCCGTTCTCAGACAATTCTTCACTGATAATTTCAAAACCCCAGTTTCGTCCAGGGTTGTCTTTGAGAGCCCTGCCGGAAGATCTGCAGGGTATGGATTTGTTTCTTTCCTCACAAAAGAGGATGCAGAGGCTGCAATTTCTGCTTTGGATGGGAAG GAATTAATGGAGCGACCACTTCGTCTTAAGTTGAGTGAAAAGAAAGTCAAAGCAGCTCCAACTGAAAGGGATGAAGACCAAGCTCCTGAATTGGTGGATCAAGAGAAGCTCAAAGAAGCTGAAACTGAAAAGGAGGAAATCCATGATTCTGATGCTCAGCTGGAACAATCATAA